A window from Salvia miltiorrhiza cultivar Shanhuang (shh) chromosome 2, IMPLAD_Smil_shh, whole genome shotgun sequence encodes these proteins:
- the LOC131009131 gene encoding probable WRKY transcription factor 69, producing MEGRFDDEHNEDSALTPPPENTADSPISGDEEAYAPSPKKSRRGGNKRVVMVPIGDGDGSRSKAEVYPPPDSWSWRKYGQKPIKGSPYPRGYYRCSSSKGCPARKQVERSRLDPTTLLITYSCNHNHPLPTTTKNHHHHHHHQNPPLPATAASPAAKPAITSSSSDTASPPPAASFPPEECAASSHQPDIEPCPADNGFVELAGEFGWLCNVGPTIMDGATLVGPTWGAQADVEFSTPIGEEDKLLFGDLGDLPESAMVFRRHRVEAPCCAGGTG from the exons ATGGAGGGTAGATTTGATGATGAACACAATGAGGATTCCGCTCTCACTCCTCCGCCAGAGAATACGGCGGATTCTCCAATTTCCGGCGATGAAGAAGCATATGCCCCTTCTCCCAAAAAAAG TAGGAGGGGTGGAAATAAAAGAGTAGTGATGGTGCCTATCGGCGACGGCGACGGCTCCCGGAGTAAAGCGGAGGTGTATCCGCCGCCGGATTCTTGGTCGTGGCGGAAATACGGCCAAAAGCCTATAAAGGGTTCGCCTTATCCCag GGGATATTATAGGTGCAGCAGCTCCAAAGGATGTCCAGCCAGAAAACAAGTTGAGAGAAGCCGCCTTGACCCCACCACCCTCCTTATCACCTACTCTTGCAATCACAaccaccccctccccaccaccaccaagaaccaccaccaccaccaccaccatcaaaATCCTCCGTTGCCCGCGACGGCAGCTTCCCCGGCCGCCAAGCCGGCGATCACCTCGTCGTCTTCCGACACCGCCAGCCCGCCCCCGGCGGCCAGCTTCCCGCCGGAGGAGTGCGCCGCGTCCTCCCACCAGCCGGACATCGAGCCGTGCCCGGCCGACAACGGGTTCGTCGAGCTGGCCGGGGAGTTCGGCTGGCTGTGCAACGTGGGGCCCACGATCATGGACGGGGCGACCCTCGTGGGCCCCACGTGGGGCGCCCAGGCCGACGTGGAGTTCTCCACGCCCATCGGGGAGGAGGACAAGCTCCTGTTCGGCGACCTCGGGGACTTGCCCGAGTCCGCCATGGTGTTCCGGCGGCATAGGGTGGAAGCACCGTGTTGCGCCGGCGGCACCGGATGA
- the LOC131009962 gene encoding uncharacterized protein LOC131009962 encodes MSAEETVLNLFETYWFEQRAFAPKTAPFFPQEKSQESAAAVEPNLNRITTLMRKSYSDHNLGSELDLASSPSPTSVLGPHLQTILSGKEVESFDESSAPELEHIKIGETKLDPKSDKVRERRRGRRKSGASRSLSELEVEELKGFMDLGFVFSDEDKDSRLVSIIPGLQRLGKESESVIGGFDETTASASVSRPYLSEAWDRMEEEERLVKNPLMDWRIPAFDNEMELKDHLKFWAHSVASTVR; translated from the coding sequence ATGTCAGCTGAAGAAACAGTGTTAAACCTGTTCGAAACGTACTGGTTCGAGCAGAGAGCCTTTGCGCCGAAAACGGCGCCGTTTTTTCCACAGGAAAAATCTCAAGAATCTGCTGCTGCCGTTGAGCCGAATCTGAACCGGATCACAACCCTAATGAGAAAATCGTACAGCGATCACAATCTCGGCTCCGAATTAGACCTCGCGAGCTCTCCGTCGCCGACGTCAGTCCTCGGCCCCCATCTTCAGACAATTCTCTCCGGCAAAGAAGTCGAGAGCTTCGACGAATCGTCGGCGCCGGAATTGGAACACATCAAAATTGGCGAGACGAAATTAGATCCAAAATCGGATAAGGTTAGGGAGAGGAGGAGGGGGAGAAGGAAGAGCGGCGCGAGCAGGAGCTTGTCGGAGCTGGAGGTTGAGGAGTTGAAAGGATTTATGGATCTAGGGTTTGTGTTTTCGGACGAGGATAAGGATTCGAGATTGGTGTCGATTATCCCCGGGCTGCAGAGGTTGGGGAAGGAATCGGAGAGTGTGATTGGGGGATTTGATGAAACGACGGCGTCGGCGTCGGTGTCGAGGCCGTATCTGTCTGAAGCGTGGGATCGTAtggaagaggaagagaggttgGTTAAGAATCCGTTGATGGATTGGAGAATCCCAGCTTTCGATAATGAAATGGAGCTCAAAGATCATCTCAAATTCTGGGCTCACTCTGTAGCTTCCACTGTGAGATGA
- the LOC131009133 gene encoding chaperone protein dnaJ C76, chloroplastic yields MAQLLPPVCTDTLKFHNPLSSLCPRNRCPTTGKNNVRWSSYGGGRKGIGRIRVASQEAASSEDVADDYYAVLGLLPDATPEQIKKAYYNCMKSCHPDLSGDDPETTNFCMFINEVYAILSDPVQRMVYDEIHGYALTAINPFFDDSSSKDHVFVDEFSCIGCKNCANVCSSVFAIEEDFGRARAYNQPGMLDSVQQAVESCPVDCIHWTSAAQLSLLEDEMRRVERVNVALMLSGMGSGAADVFRMASVRWEKRQAKVLAQAKVRMMKQKDSGQTPTYWDNLWGKTKSTKSYESNEEEVKERAARAAAAARRWREYSRRGADKPPTFKLPEAISNKE; encoded by the exons ATGGCCCAGTTATTGCCGCCAGTTTGCACAGATACACTCAAATTTCATAACCCTTTAAGCAGTTTGTGCCCAAGAAACAGATGTCCCACAACAGGCAAGAATAATGTGAGATGGAGCAGCTATGGAGGAGGAAGGAAAGGGATTGGCAGAATCAGGGTTGCATCTCAGGAAGCTGCATCGTCCGAGGATGTTGCAGATGATTATTATGCTGTTTTGGGTCTG CTTCCAGATGCAACCCCGGAGCAAATAAAGAAAGCCTATTATAATTGCATGAAATCTTGCCATCCAGATTTGAGTGGTGATGATCCGGAGACGACAAATTTCTGCATGTTCATAAACGAGGTTTACGCT ATTCTCAGTGATCCTGTCCAGAGAATGGTTTATGATGAAATTCATGGATATGCTCTCACTGCAATCAATCCGTTTTTCGATGATTCCAGCTCAAAGGATCATGTCTTCGTGGATGAGTTTAGCTGCATAG GTTGCAAGAATTGTGCCAATGTTTGCTCGTCAGTTTTTGCTATCGAAGAAGATTTTGGAAGAGCCAGAGCTTATAACCAACCTGGGATGCTTGACTCAGTTCAGCAAGCAGTGGAGAGCTG CCCAGTCGATTGTATTCATTGGACTTCTGCTGCTCAGTTATCACTGCTAGAAGACGAAATGCGAAGAGTAGAAAGAGTAAAT GTCGCTTTGATGCTCTCGGGCATGGGCTCAGGAGCTGCAGATGTCTTTCGGATG GCGAGCGTTAGATGGGAAAAGAGGCAAGCTAAAGTATTG GCACAAGCTAAAGTGAGGATGATGAAGCAGAAAGATTCTGGTCAAACTCCGACGTATTGGGACAACCTCTGGGGCAAAACGAAATCAACGAAATCCTACGAAAGTAATG AGGAAGAAGTGAAAGAGAGGGCCGCACGAGCTGCTGCAGCTGCTCGTAGATGGAGAGAGTATTCTAGGAGAGGCGCGGATAAACCTCCGACGTTCAAGCTTCCAGAGGCCATCTCGAACAAGGAGTAG
- the LOC131009134 gene encoding 3-hydroxyisobutyryl-CoA hydrolase-like protein 5, with protein sequence MAQVVVNPDEEVVLGEEVGHVRVITLNQPRRLNVISFEVVELLARLLEKWEKDDEAELILIKGTGRAFSAGGDLKMFYDGRMSKDPSLEVVYRMYWLCYHIHTYKKTQVALVHGISMGGGASLMVPMKFSVVTEKSVFATPEASIGFHTDCGFSYMLSHLPGHLGEFLGLTGARLNGAELVTAGFATHLVPSEKLPELQNRLISLNSGDEHAVKSAIEEFSTNVEIDEQSILNKKPIIDECFAKDSVEEIIMSFEAEASKEGNGWIAPFLKGLKRSSPTALKITLHSIREGRKQTLAESLKKEFRITMNILRTVISGDVYEGIRAVTIDKDNAPKWDPPTLDAVEAEKIEQVFQPFEEDLELKIPTGDEFRWQGKYEDSPYAASK encoded by the exons ATGGCACAAGTGGTTGTCAATCCAGATGAAGAG GTTGTTCTAGGTGAGGAAGTAGGCCATGTAAGAGTGATTACCTTGAACCAGCCTCGACGATTGAATGTTATTTCATTTGAAGTG GTTGAGTTGCTGGCAAGGCTTCTGGAGAAATGGGAGAAAGATGACGAAGCAGAACTCATACTAATTAAG GGAACTGGCCGTGCATTCTCAGCTGGTGGGGATCTTAAAATGTTTTATGATGGAAGAATGTCAA AGGATCCAAGTCTAGAAGTGGTGTACAGAATGTATTGGCTTTGTTACCACATCCATACATATAAGAAAACTCAG gTTGCGCTAGTTCATGGGATTTCCATGGGTGGAGGTGCATCCTTAATGGTCCCAATGAAGTTCTCTGTTGTCACGGAGAAAAGT GTTTTCGCAACTCCGGAGGCAAGCATTGGCTTTCATACTGATTGTGGTTTTTCATACATGCTCTCTCACCTCCCTGGGCATCTAG GGGAATTTTTGGGCCTGACTGGGGCAAGGCTGAACGGCGCAGAATTGGTTACAGCAGGATTTGCTACTCATCTTGTCCCCTCTGAG AAACTCCCCGAGCTACAGAATCGTTTGATAAGTCTAAATAGTGGTGACGAGCATGCTGTCAAATCTGCAATCGAGGAATTCTCCACAAATGTTGAGATTGATGAACAAAGTATCCTGAACAA GAAACCAATCATCGATGAGTGCTTTGCCAAGGATTCTGTGGAGGAGATCATAATGTCATTT GAAGCTGAGGCGAGCAAAGAAGGAAATGGCTGGATTGCACCATTCCTTAAAGGCCTTAAGAGATCATCACCAACAGCATTAAAGATAACATTACATTCG ATTCGTGAAGGGAGGAAGCAAACACTGGCCGAAAGCTTGAAGAAAGAGTTCAGGATCACGATGAATATTCTTCGTACCGTGATATCTGGTGATGTTTATGAG GGTATTAGAGCTGTTACAATTGACAAGGACAATGCACCCAag TGGGACCCGCCGACCCTCGACGCCGTTGAGGCAGAAAAGATCGAGCAGGTATTCCAGCCATTCGAAGAGGATTTGGAACTCAAGATTCCAACAGGAGATGAATTCag GTGGCAAGGAAAATACGAAGATTCACCATATGCAGCTTCCAAGTGA
- the LOC131009135 gene encoding cytochrome P450 CYP72A219-like, with product MDAFIFSLTISCALASFLYVCKILNWVWFTPKSLETRLRRQGFAGNPYRLITGDLKEIGIIAKRAESKPINFDNDIVPRVYPIFHTAFQKYGEKCFVWFGPRPALIISEPEIVRDILLKNYIFQKIPGSPLARMLGRGLVMLEKDEWAKHRKLINPAFHVHKLKHMVGSFHLSCTNMLRKWEEIVRSDGPTELDVWPYLQAMTSDVISRAAFGSSYEEGGKIFRLQREQADCILRANRSLNIPGWRFLPTKENRRMKELAKEIESIFVSIISTRMESCNKEDDLLGILLESNSNEIKQHGAKCGMSMKEVIEECKIFFFAGQDTSASLLVWTLILLSKHHDWQARARDEVLQAFGRDKPDYQELTHLKIVSMIVYEVLRLYPPIVMLARLTDKECASGKVSVPAGVQLMLPVLLLHHDREIWGDDAKEFRPERFALGVSEATRGRLAFFPFGWGPRICIAQNFALLQAKMALATILQHYSFQLSPSYSHAPRTVVSLQPQHGAPLILTKI from the exons ATGGATgctttcatcttctctctcaCCATTTCTTGCGCTCTTGCATCCTTCCTCTACGTCTGCAAAATCTTGAATTGGGTATGGTTCACTCCCAAAAGCCTCGAAACCCGCCTCCGGCGGCAGGGCTTCGCCGGAAACCCTTACCGTCTCATCACCGGAGATCTCAAAGAGATCGGCATCATCGCCAAACGAGCCGAGTCCAAACCCATCAACTTCGACAACGACATCGTGCCTAGGGTTTATCCCATCTTCCACACAGCTTTCCAAAAATATG GTGAGAAATGCTTTGTGTGGTTCGGACCAAGGCCTGCACTGATAATATCGGAACCTGAAATTGTAAGAGACATTTTGTTGAAGAATTACATCTTCCAGAAGATTCCAGGAAGCCCATTGGCTAGGATGCTGGGGAGGGGACTGGTGATGCTTGAGAAAGATGAATGGGCCAAGCACAGAAAATTGATCAATCCAGCCTTCCATGTCCACAAACTAAAG CATATGGTTGGATCATTTCACTTGAGCTGCACTAATATGTTGAGAAAATGGGAGGAGATTGTAAGGAGCGATGGGCCGACGGAGTTGGATGTGTGGCCTTATCTTCAGGCGATGACGAGCGACGTGATATCACGCGCTGCTTTCGGAAGTAGCTATGAGGAAGGAGGGAAGATATTCCGGCTGCAGAGAGAGCAAGCCGACTGCATCTTGCGAGCTAATCGCTCTCTCAACATTCCAGGATGGAG GTTTTTGCCGACGAAAGAAAACAGGAGGATGAAGGAGCTGGCCAAGGAAATCGAATCCATATTTGTGAGCATCATCAGCACTCGAATGGAAAGCTGCAACAAGGAAGACGACTTGCTGGGAATACTATTGGAATCCAATTCCAACGAAATCAAACAACACGGAGCCAAGTGTGGGATGAGCATGAAGGAGGTGATTGAAGAGTGCAAGATCTTCTTCTTCGCCGGCCAGGACACCTCAGCATCCCTCCTCGTCTGGACCTTGATTCTGCTCAGCAAGCACCACGACTGGCAAGCTCGTGCCAGAGACGAGGTCCTGCAAGCTTTCGGGAGGGATAAACCAGACTATCAGGAGCTCACCCACCTCAAAATT GTGAGCATGATCGTGTACGAGGTTCTGAGGCTGTACCCGCCGATAGTGATGCTGGCGCGGCTGACGGACAAGGAGTGCGCGTCGGGGAAGGTGAGCGTACCCGCCGGGGTGCAGCTGATGCTGCCGGTGCTGCTGCTGCACCACGACCGGGAGATATGGGGCGACGACGCGAAGGAGTTCAGGCCGGAGAGGTTCGCGCTGGGCGTGTCTGAGGCGACGCGGGGGCGGCTGGCCTTCTTCCCCTTCGGGTGGGGGCCGAGGATTTGCATCGCGCAGAACTTCGCTCTGCTGCAGGCGAAGATGGCGCTGGCTACCATACTGCAGCATTACTCCTTCCAGCTGTCGCCTTCCTATTCGCACGCTCCTCGCACGGTCGTCAGCCTCCAACCTCAGCATGGAGCTCCCTTGATTCTTACAAAGATTTGA
- the LOC131009963 gene encoding protein AGENET DOMAIN (AGD)-CONTAINING P1-like — MARRFRRGDLVEVASVQEGFVGSYYEATVVTDLSKHGYFVQYRTLLKDDLSGPLREVASAAEVRPRPPPVPATEYQLHDVVDAFDNDGWWWGRITGRSGDGYTVFFETTGDEIFYHRSRLRTHQEWSNGTWCLAELIPID; from the coding sequence ATGGCGCGGCGGTTCCGGCGCGGGGAtctggtggaggtggcgagcGTGCAGGAAGGATTTGTTGGTTCCTACTACGAGGCCACCGTGGTGACCGATCTCTCAAAACATGGTTACTTCGTGCAGTATCGCACTCTGCTCAAGGACGATCTCTCGGGCCCGCTGCGTGAGGTGGCCTCCGCCGCCGAGGTCCGCCCCAGGCCGCCGCCTGTTCCGGCGACGGAATACCAGCTGCACGACGTGGTGGACGCGTTCGACAACGACgggtggtggtgggggaggaTCACCGGCAGAAGCGGAGATGGTTACACGGTGTTCTTCGAGACCACCGGAGATGAGATCTTTTACCACAGGAGTAGGCTGCGGACTCATCAAGAATGGAGCAATGGAACTTGGTGTTTAGCAGAGTTGATTCCCATAGATTAA
- the LOC131009136 gene encoding cytochrome P450 CYP72A219-like produces MDVLILSVTISCGFVALIYLWKVLNWVWLTPRNLEKILRQQGFNGNSYKLFYGDFKEIERITEDAMSKPMEFTNDIEPRATPIFHQATKNYGENNFVWLGPRPAVSITDPEIVREIFAKNYVFLKPSGNPVARMFKGVATYETDKWAKHRKLINPTFHVEKLKHMIPAFHLSCADMLSKWDEIVPEGGSCEVDVWPHLQTMTSDVISRTAFGSSYEEGTKIFQLQREQAEGIIEATRHVSIPGWSFLPTKKNRRMKKIVAEIESLVLGIIDKRMKAMEAGEASMDDLLGILLESNAKEMKENGNASGMTIKEVMEECKVFYFAGQETSASLLVWTMILLSKHHDWQARARDEVLQAFGRDKPDYQDLNHLKTMNMILHEALRVYTPGATLTRFTHEEANFGKFTIPAGVQLVLPLLALHHDSRLWGDDAASFKPERFAEGVSKATRGQPKYIPFGSGPRVCIGQNFAMLEVKMAMVMILQNYSFKLSPSYAHAPHALITLQPQYGAHLILTKL; encoded by the exons ATGGACGTTTTGATCTTGTCAGTTACAATATCTTGCGGTTTTGTAGCTCTTATATATCTATGGAAAGTATTAAATTGGGTGTGGCTTACGCCCAGAAATCTCGAAAAAATCCTCCGGCAGCAGGGCTTCAACGGCAATTCTTACAAGCTTTTCTATGGAGATTTCAAAGAAATCGAGAGGATCACCGAAGATGCCATGTCCAAACCCATGGAATTTACCAATGATATTGAGCCTAGAGCTACTCCCATCTTCCACCAAGCTACCAAAAATTATG GTGAGAATAACTTCGTTTGGTTGGGGCCAAGGCCTGCAGTAAGCATCACTGACCCTGAAATAGTAAGAGAGATCTTCGCGAAAAACTACGTATTCCTGAAGCCTTCTGGCAATCCTGTTGCTAGAATGTTCAAAGGAGTAGCAACATACGAGACAGACAAATGGGCCAAGCACAGGAAGCTAATCAATCCCACCTTCCACGTCGAGAAGCTAAAG CATATGATTCCAGCGTTCCACTTGAGCTGTGCTGATATGCTGAGCAAGTGGGATGAGATCGTGCCGGAAGGCGGATCGTGTGAAGTGGACGTGTGGCCCCATCTACAGACAATGACGAGCGACGTGATCTCGAGAACTGCGTTCGGGAGCAGCTACGAGGAAGGAACCAAGATATTCCAGCTGCAGAGAGAGCAGGCGGAGGGCATCATCGAGGCGACCCGCCATGTATCCATCCCTGGGTGGAGCTTTCTTCCCACCAAAAAGAATCGAAGGATGAAGAAAATCGTGGCCGAGATCGAATCGCTAGTGCTCGGCATCATCGACAAGAGGATGAAAGCGATGGAAGCAGGGGAAGCCAGCATGGATGACTTGTTGGGAATATTATTGGAATCCAACGCCAAAGAGATGAAAGAGAATGGAAATGCATCAGGAATGACCATCAAGGAAGTGATGGAGGAGTGCAAGGTCTTCTACTTTGCAGGACAGGAGACCTCCGCGTCTCTGCTGGTTTGGACAATGATCCTTCTGAGCAAGCACCACGATTGGCAAGCCCGTGCCAGGGATGAGGTCTTGCAAGCTTTCGGGAGAGACAAACCCGACTATCAAGACCTAAATCACCTCAAAACT ATGAACATGATCCTCCACGAGGCTCTGAGGGTGTACACACCGGGAGCGACGCTTACTAGGTTTACTCACGAGGAGGCGAATTTTGGGAAGTTTACTATACCGGCGGGGGTGCAGCTTGTGCTGCCGTTGCTAGCGCTGCACCACGACAGCCGGCTGTGGGGGGACGACGCAGCCAGCTTCAAGCCGGAGAGGTTCGCGGAAGGGGTGTCGAAGGCGACGCGAGGGCAGCCTAAGTATATTCCGTTCGGGTCGGGGCCGAGGGTTTGCATTGGGCAGAATTTTGCTATGTTGGAAGTGAAGATGGCGATGGTTATGATTCTGCAGAATTATTCGTTCAAGCTGTCGCCGTCGTACGCGCATGCTCCGCACGCGCTCATCACTCTCCAGCCTCAATACGGAGCGCATTTGATTCTTACTAAACTTTAA